One window from the genome of Hyalangium gracile encodes:
- a CDS encoding glutathione S-transferase family protein: protein MAIKLFDAEKSPNARKVRLVAAELGIPLERVPVSIPKGENRSSDYLSKNPNAKIPTIDDDGFVLWESAAILKYLASKRPEKGLVPADAKSQALLDQWLLWWTAHPGPAVMSLALEKFIKPFLGMPGNDATLIRDAEATLGRFLPVLDQHLQGKEYVLGKLSIVDFVVCAELELGAGVGVDIARYPNLSALMARMQARPYWKEA from the coding sequence ATGGCCATCAAGCTCTTCGACGCAGAGAAGTCCCCCAACGCTCGCAAGGTCCGGCTCGTCGCGGCGGAGCTGGGCATCCCCCTGGAGCGCGTGCCCGTCTCCATCCCGAAGGGCGAGAACCGCTCTTCCGACTACCTGTCGAAGAACCCGAACGCGAAGATCCCCACCATCGACGATGACGGCTTCGTCCTCTGGGAGTCGGCCGCCATCCTGAAGTACCTCGCCTCGAAGCGTCCCGAGAAGGGGCTCGTCCCCGCGGACGCGAAGAGCCAGGCGCTCCTGGATCAGTGGCTGCTCTGGTGGACCGCCCACCCCGGGCCCGCGGTGATGTCGCTCGCCCTCGAGAAGTTCATCAAGCCGTTCCTCGGCATGCCCGGCAATGATGCCACCCTCATCCGGGACGCCGAGGCCACCCTGGGGCGCTTCCTGCCCGTGCTCGACCAGCACCTCCAGGGCAAGGAGTACGTCCTGGGCAAGCTCTCCATCGTGGACTTCGTCGTCTGCGCGGAGCTGGAGCTCGGGGCCGGCGTCGGAGTCGACATCGCCCGCTACCCGAACCTCTCCGCCCTGATGGCCCGGATGCAGGCCCGGCCGTACTGGAAGGAAGCGTAG
- a CDS encoding MXAN_6627.5 family MYXO-CTERM protein, which translates to MVSPPTSRARLLAVLLCLGLGAPTLAWAQAGGASEDGGVSMTPDASVGEGGADRDNPEGEDGVGRVVVNCHSSNDCSPRFTCNQGKCKYSGVREAERVGCLLGPEAALVLTGLGLVAARRRR; encoded by the coding sequence ATGGTGTCCCCTCCCACCTCTCGCGCGCGCCTGCTCGCCGTCCTGCTCTGCCTGGGGCTGGGAGCGCCGACCCTGGCCTGGGCCCAGGCAGGTGGGGCCTCGGAGGATGGCGGGGTCTCCATGACCCCGGACGCCTCGGTGGGCGAGGGCGGCGCCGATCGCGACAACCCCGAGGGAGAGGATGGGGTGGGCCGCGTCGTGGTGAACTGCCACAGCAGCAATGACTGCTCCCCCCGCTTCACCTGCAATCAAGGCAAGTGCAAGTACAGCGGGGTGCGCGAGGCGGAGCGCGTGGGCTGCCTGCTGGGCCCCGAGGCCGCGCTGGTGCTGACGGGGCTGGGGCTGGTGGCGGCGAGGAGGAGGCGTTAG
- the bcp gene encoding thioredoxin-dependent thiol peroxidase gives MPIPQTGSQAPDFQLQDHSGRTVSLSQFAGKNVVLYFYPKDDTPGCTVEACNFRDEHSALEKAGAVVLGVSPDSTKSHQKFATKFSLPFPLLADTDHKVAEAYGAWGEKVNYGRTYMGIIRSTFLIDGQGKVKHVWPKVKVKDHVGEVLSVLTGGAASEAPAEKKAPAKKAAPAKKAAAKKAPAKKAAAKSR, from the coding sequence ATGCCCATCCCTCAGACAGGTAGTCAGGCGCCCGACTTCCAGCTTCAGGACCACTCCGGGCGGACCGTGTCGCTCTCGCAGTTCGCCGGGAAGAACGTCGTCCTCTACTTCTATCCGAAGGACGACACCCCGGGGTGCACGGTGGAGGCCTGCAACTTCCGCGACGAGCACTCGGCGCTGGAGAAGGCGGGGGCGGTGGTGCTGGGGGTGTCGCCGGACAGCACGAAGAGCCACCAGAAGTTCGCCACCAAGTTCAGCCTGCCGTTCCCGCTGCTGGCGGACACGGACCACAAGGTCGCGGAGGCGTACGGCGCCTGGGGCGAGAAGGTGAACTACGGCCGTACGTACATGGGCATCATCCGCTCCACGTTCCTCATCGATGGCCAGGGCAAGGTGAAGCACGTGTGGCCCAAGGTGAAGGTGAAGGACCACGTGGGCGAGGTGCTCTCCGTGCTGACGGGCGGTGCGGCCTCGGAGGCCCCGGCCGAGAAGAAGGCGCCGGCGAAGAAGGCCGCCCCCGCGAAGAAGGCCGCGGCGAAGAAGGCCCCCGCGAAGAAGGCCGCGGCGAAGAGCCGCTGA
- a CDS encoding restriction endonuclease fold toxin-2 domain-containing protein translates to MKTAALLAILLLGGTASANSMEDALCPATAIPVQRMEASEKLCRSFARALVQLPAATAKEASALLAPENLALMTSMLVAWMGTQGIPIVGQAVDAALLSLGVVMLAVQSAELAQALWQYANKARSARSHEELDDAGAHLARAIAIGGINIVALILTRRAARGIPSGPPGPSPRLATAQGPQARVALKAEPPSVATMMSSNPRPPRTFAGHTLKRVNLEAFARWVRQAPRRPAQNSPEAYRYQQKHAGPEEILLEGGGEKIWADGLRMDTARIVEVKFIAAPEKSPFIENSQCNARVRAVIQEEVTGEFRRYAAIIADTSTPAVGLQVILNDARAVPFFERLLRTLGIPGEVLIQP, encoded by the coding sequence ATGAAGACTGCGGCCCTGCTCGCGATCTTGCTGCTGGGGGGGACTGCCTCGGCCAACTCCATGGAGGATGCGCTCTGCCCGGCAACTGCCATCCCAGTCCAGCGGATGGAGGCTTCTGAAAAGCTCTGCCGGTCTTTCGCGCGTGCGCTGGTCCAGTTACCCGCCGCGACCGCGAAGGAGGCGAGCGCTCTGCTGGCCCCCGAGAACCTTGCTCTCATGACGAGCATGTTGGTTGCCTGGATGGGGACTCAAGGCATTCCCATCGTCGGGCAGGCGGTGGATGCGGCCCTGCTCTCTCTGGGCGTCGTCATGCTCGCCGTCCAATCCGCCGAACTGGCTCAGGCACTCTGGCAATACGCCAACAAAGCCAGGAGCGCTCGCAGCCACGAGGAGCTGGATGACGCCGGTGCTCATCTTGCTCGAGCCATCGCCATCGGCGGCATAAACATCGTAGCCCTCATCCTCACCCGGCGTGCCGCGCGCGGCATTCCCTCGGGTCCCCCTGGGCCTTCGCCTCGCCTTGCAACGGCTCAAGGCCCGCAGGCCCGCGTCGCGTTGAAAGCCGAGCCTCCATCCGTCGCAACCATGATGTCTAGCAACCCACGCCCGCCCCGGACGTTCGCCGGCCACACGCTCAAGCGCGTGAACCTGGAAGCCTTCGCCAGGTGGGTGAGGCAGGCTCCGCGCAGGCCCGCGCAGAACTCGCCCGAGGCTTACCGCTACCAGCAGAAGCATGCAGGCCCCGAGGAGATACTGCTCGAAGGCGGCGGCGAGAAGATCTGGGCGGATGGGCTGCGAATGGACACGGCTCGCATCGTCGAGGTCAAGTTCATCGCGGCTCCTGAAAAGAGCCCCTTCATCGAAAACTCGCAGTGCAACGCGCGGGTGCGAGCGGTCATCCAGGAGGAAGTCACCGGCGAGTTCCGAAGGTATGCGGCCATCATTGCGGACACGAGCACTCCAGCCGTGGGGCTCCAAGTCATCCTCAATGATGCGCGCGCGGTCCCCTTCTTCGAGAGACTGCTGCGAACCCTGGGGATCCCAGGAGAGGTCCTCATCCAGCCTTGA
- a CDS encoding response regulator, producing MAPRILVVDDNQELLSLLTQLFEDAGYEVTAASRGRQAVELAKGQSLATAVIDILLPDMMGYHLADSLRKEQPQLPLIFITGVFKGGKHAIEARQKYAAAGYFEKPFEAQKLLEAVAKLVPAEKKAPPVARAQDAFEVELDIDVEEEGPQDAMELTGRIKVTGGGNLSAEIRGANLTASPMQKGPVTVVRPPQPGRPPEPVPAGGGGPGMRRGELRDNLPSLITAFFLSRETGELGVQRGKVKKVVYFEHGTPVFALSNLLSDRFGQFLVRVGKIRPEQLQDAATVATQTQRRTGDVLVERGLLKDTERLYYVGQQVKAIIYSLFSWEDGTYVMSFKEKAAAESIKLDLHPANLIVRGVKKLYKPERLRRLLRPEDRLIPAVAPAYNLNEVELERWEAELLPRIDGNRTVAELLAYANRPEQVVYGFLVAMLSLGILDRRT from the coding sequence ATGGCCCCGCGAATCCTCGTCGTCGACGACAACCAGGAGCTCCTCTCCCTGCTCACGCAGCTGTTCGAGGATGCCGGCTATGAGGTGACCGCGGCCAGCCGCGGCAGGCAGGCCGTCGAGCTGGCCAAGGGGCAGAGCCTGGCCACGGCCGTCATCGACATCCTCCTGCCCGACATGATGGGCTACCACCTGGCCGACTCGCTCCGGAAGGAGCAGCCCCAGCTCCCGCTCATCTTCATCACCGGTGTGTTCAAGGGTGGGAAGCACGCCATCGAGGCCCGGCAGAAGTACGCGGCGGCGGGCTACTTCGAGAAGCCCTTCGAGGCCCAGAAGCTGCTCGAGGCGGTGGCCAAGCTGGTGCCGGCCGAGAAGAAGGCGCCGCCGGTCGCCCGGGCGCAGGACGCCTTCGAGGTGGAGCTGGACATCGACGTGGAGGAGGAGGGGCCTCAGGACGCGATGGAGCTCACCGGTCGCATCAAGGTGACCGGAGGCGGCAACCTGTCGGCGGAGATTCGCGGCGCCAACCTCACCGCCAGCCCCATGCAGAAGGGGCCGGTGACGGTGGTGCGTCCGCCCCAGCCGGGCCGGCCGCCGGAGCCGGTGCCCGCGGGCGGCGGTGGACCGGGCATGCGCCGGGGCGAGCTGCGCGACAACCTGCCCTCGCTCATCACCGCCTTCTTCCTCTCGCGCGAGACGGGCGAGCTGGGCGTGCAGCGCGGCAAGGTGAAAAAAGTCGTGTACTTCGAGCACGGCACGCCGGTGTTCGCGCTGTCCAACCTGCTGTCGGACCGGTTCGGCCAGTTCCTGGTGCGGGTGGGGAAGATCCGCCCCGAGCAGCTGCAGGACGCGGCGACGGTGGCCACGCAGACGCAGCGGCGCACCGGAGACGTGCTGGTGGAGCGCGGGCTGCTCAAGGACACCGAGCGGCTGTACTACGTGGGCCAGCAGGTGAAGGCCATCATCTACTCGCTCTTCTCGTGGGAGGACGGCACCTACGTGATGAGCTTCAAGGAGAAGGCGGCCGCCGAGTCCATCAAGCTGGATCTGCACCCGGCCAACCTGATCGTCCGCGGGGTGAAGAAGCTCTACAAGCCGGAGCGCCTGCGCCGGCTGCTGCGGCCGGAGGATCGGCTCATCCCCGCGGTGGCGCCCGCCTACAACCTCAACGAGGTGGAGCTGGAGCGGTGGGAGGCGGAGCTGCTGCCTCGCATCGACGGCAACCGGACGGTGGCCGAGCTGCTGGCGTACGCCAACCGCCCCGAGCAGGTGGTCTACGGCTTCCTGGTGGCGATGCTCTCGCTGGGCATCCTGGACCGGCGCACGTAG
- a CDS encoding VOC family protein: protein MTMKKGRFDWYDLMTNDTVAAKRFYSETLGWNVIKWEQGDYEMWAVGEQPIGGMMALPDEAKKAGARPHWLSYIQTDNVDATAKRAEQLGGRVHMSPTDIPSVGRFAILADPQGASFAVLQPLEVMDDVPQKAGFFSWHELYTTDYQAAWKFYAELFGWKNTSAMDMGPEYGMYWMFGRDTQHPVGGMSNIAKGQNTPPYWLYYVTVDDIAATVASIQKHGGKLLNGPMDVPGGDKIAQCMDPQGAMFAVHMPARK from the coding sequence ATGACGATGAAGAAGGGGCGCTTCGACTGGTACGACCTGATGACGAACGACACCGTCGCCGCCAAGCGGTTCTACTCGGAGACGCTGGGCTGGAACGTCATCAAGTGGGAGCAGGGCGACTATGAGATGTGGGCCGTGGGAGAGCAGCCCATCGGCGGCATGATGGCGCTTCCGGACGAGGCGAAGAAGGCGGGCGCCCGTCCCCACTGGCTGTCCTACATCCAGACGGACAATGTCGACGCGACGGCGAAGCGGGCCGAGCAGCTCGGGGGCCGGGTGCATATGTCCCCCACGGACATTCCGAGCGTGGGTCGCTTCGCGATCCTGGCGGATCCGCAGGGGGCCAGCTTCGCCGTGCTCCAGCCGCTGGAGGTCATGGACGACGTGCCTCAGAAGGCCGGCTTCTTCAGCTGGCACGAGCTCTACACCACCGACTACCAGGCGGCGTGGAAGTTCTACGCGGAGCTGTTCGGCTGGAAGAACACCAGCGCCATGGACATGGGCCCGGAGTACGGCATGTACTGGATGTTCGGGCGTGACACCCAGCACCCGGTGGGTGGCATGTCGAACATCGCCAAGGGGCAGAACACGCCGCCCTACTGGCTGTACTACGTCACCGTCGACGACATCGCCGCCACCGTGGCCAGCATCCAGAAGCACGGCGGCAAGCTGCTCAACGGCCCCATGGACGTCCCGGGCGGCGACAAGATCGCCCAGTGCATGGATCCGCAGGGCGCCATGTTCGCCGTCCACATGCCCGCGCGGAAGTAG
- a CDS encoding 2OG-Fe(II) oxygenase: MQPRFEDTARVVREAAGVRTELPCFLLRGVFSRGECARIIQEAEGAGFQATGGDYPPSYRDNDRLVRDDAALAEAFFTRIRAFLPERIVDAAGEAWRLHGLNPRFRFCRYRGGQRFCIHRDGAYAPRLEVRSHLTCMLYLNDGGEFSGGGTRYYAQRFEGSEVLGAVRPEAGTLIVFDHALWHDGEAVSSGTKYVMRTDVLYEREAPAREDVPDVLTGHQGYVWSVLARRNGSLATASRDGTVRLWRPSRHTWRSEAVLTGHTASIVALAEDARGRLWSASRDRTVRRWESGVSRVIGRHEGAALCLAPLPDGGMASGGADGVIHLWSSDGAHRGALRGHSGWIWALVPLEGGLLASASEDGTVRLWHAGSTSEAAPPARAGAPVRALALDSSGELISGQATGELTAWRLTTSPRLALHARHTRRVHAGAVCAIAPLRDGRVASGGEDDGIHITRLPDFVATASFQHAGFVRSLAVLPEGRLASASYDTTVRFWNVEVGRSVDSDVERPAFQSAQSLP; this comes from the coding sequence ATGCAACCAAGATTCGAGGACACCGCGAGGGTGGTGCGTGAGGCGGCGGGGGTTCGGACGGAGCTGCCGTGCTTCCTGCTGCGCGGCGTCTTCTCTCGAGGGGAGTGCGCGCGCATCATCCAGGAGGCGGAAGGCGCTGGTTTCCAGGCGACGGGAGGCGACTATCCGCCCTCGTATCGGGACAACGATCGGCTGGTCCGCGATGACGCGGCGCTGGCCGAGGCCTTCTTCACGCGCATCCGCGCGTTCCTGCCCGAGCGCATCGTGGACGCCGCCGGGGAGGCCTGGCGCCTGCACGGCCTCAACCCCCGCTTCCGCTTCTGCCGCTACCGGGGCGGCCAGCGCTTCTGCATCCACCGCGACGGTGCCTACGCTCCTCGCCTCGAGGTGCGCTCGCACCTGACGTGCATGCTCTACCTCAACGACGGCGGAGAGTTCTCCGGCGGAGGAACCCGCTACTACGCCCAGCGCTTCGAGGGCTCGGAGGTGCTGGGGGCGGTGCGGCCCGAGGCCGGCACCTTGATCGTCTTCGATCATGCGCTCTGGCATGACGGAGAAGCGGTCTCCTCCGGCACCAAGTACGTCATGCGCACCGACGTCCTCTATGAGCGCGAGGCTCCCGCGCGCGAGGATGTGCCGGATGTGCTCACGGGCCATCAGGGCTACGTCTGGAGCGTGCTGGCCCGCCGGAACGGGAGCCTGGCCACCGCGTCACGCGATGGGACCGTGCGGCTGTGGCGGCCGTCACGGCACACGTGGCGCTCGGAGGCCGTGCTCACCGGCCATACCGCCTCCATCGTGGCCCTGGCGGAGGACGCTCGGGGCCGGCTGTGGAGCGCCTCTCGGGACCGCACCGTGCGCCGCTGGGAGAGCGGTGTCTCGCGCGTCATCGGACGGCACGAGGGTGCGGCGCTGTGCCTGGCTCCGCTGCCCGACGGCGGCATGGCCAGCGGAGGGGCGGATGGAGTCATCCACCTGTGGTCCTCGGACGGGGCTCACCGTGGCGCCCTGCGAGGACACTCGGGATGGATCTGGGCGCTCGTTCCGCTCGAGGGCGGGCTGCTCGCGTCCGCCTCCGAGGACGGGACGGTGCGCCTGTGGCACGCCGGAAGCACGAGCGAAGCGGCTCCTCCCGCTCGGGCTGGTGCGCCGGTGCGGGCGCTCGCCTTGGATTCTTCCGGGGAGCTCATCTCCGGCCAGGCCACGGGTGAGCTGACCGCGTGGCGCCTCACCACCTCGCCTCGCCTGGCTCTCCACGCTCGTCACACCCGCCGCGTGCACGCGGGAGCCGTGTGCGCCATCGCCCCTCTGCGCGACGGGAGGGTGGCGAGCGGCGGCGAGGACGACGGCATCCACATCACCCGCCTGCCGGACTTCGTCGCCACTGCCTCCTTCCAGCACGCGGGCTTCGTCCGGAGCCTGGCGGTGCTGCCGGAGGGGCGGCTCGCGAGCGCCTCGTATGACACGACGGTGCGTTTCTGGAACGTGGAGGTAGGCAGGAGCGTGGATTCGGACGTAGAACGGCCCGCCTTTCAGAGTGCGCAGTCGCTTCCCTGA
- a CDS encoding methyltransferase, which translates to MRLGFKADNLLERVANWFNLAPLPVVQVFFGMMSSRTMMAGVRLGVYAALADGPATAEALAERLKLSPEGTRVLLEGLVSCEVVKRKRGRYWLDERARRWLDPRSPQYIGGFIEFNYSQWEWWNQLEEMVRTGRSVDIHDFAPEDPRWRDYIHAMHQLARLAAPEVASAIPLPRGAKHILDLGGAHGWYAAELCQRHRGLKATVLDLEGSARVGREIIASAGLSHLVTHREGNILSAELGGPYDAVLLFQVVHHLSPAQNVALLRRVRTALGPKGTLAVLEYLREEVEAEPSASALIGLHYFLTSKAAAYTPAEVEGFLDDAGYRILRTQPIRRLPLQTLILAQPE; encoded by the coding sequence GTGCGACTCGGCTTCAAGGCGGACAACCTGCTGGAGCGCGTGGCGAACTGGTTCAACCTGGCGCCGCTGCCCGTGGTGCAGGTGTTCTTCGGGATGATGAGCTCCCGGACGATGATGGCCGGGGTGCGGCTGGGGGTGTACGCGGCGCTGGCGGACGGCCCCGCCACGGCGGAGGCCCTGGCCGAGCGGCTGAAGCTCTCCCCCGAGGGCACGCGCGTGCTGCTGGAGGGCCTGGTCTCCTGCGAGGTGGTGAAGCGCAAGCGTGGCCGCTACTGGCTGGATGAGCGGGCGCGGCGCTGGCTGGATCCGCGCTCGCCGCAGTACATCGGCGGCTTCATCGAGTTCAACTACTCGCAGTGGGAGTGGTGGAACCAGCTCGAGGAGATGGTGCGCACCGGCAGGTCCGTGGACATCCACGACTTCGCGCCGGAGGACCCACGCTGGCGGGACTACATCCACGCCATGCACCAGCTGGCGCGGCTGGCGGCGCCGGAGGTGGCCTCGGCCATTCCCCTGCCCCGCGGCGCGAAGCACATCCTGGACCTGGGCGGGGCGCACGGCTGGTACGCGGCGGAGCTGTGCCAGCGCCACCGGGGGCTGAAGGCCACGGTGTTGGACCTGGAGGGCAGCGCGCGCGTGGGGCGGGAGATCATCGCCTCGGCGGGGCTGTCGCACCTGGTGACGCACCGGGAGGGCAACATCCTGTCGGCCGAGCTGGGCGGCCCGTACGACGCGGTGCTGCTCTTCCAGGTGGTGCACCACCTGTCGCCGGCGCAGAACGTGGCGCTGCTGCGCCGGGTGCGCACCGCGCTGGGGCCCAAGGGCACGCTCGCCGTCCTGGAGTACCTGCGCGAGGAGGTGGAGGCCGAGCCCAGCGCCTCGGCGCTCATCGGCCTGCACTACTTCCTGACCTCGAAGGCGGCGGCGTACACGCCGGCCGAGGTGGAGGGCTTCCTGGACGACGCGGGCTACCGCATCCTCCGCACCCAACCCATCCGGCGCCTGCCGCTGCAGACGCTCATCCTCGCCCAGCCGGAATGA
- a CDS encoding UbiA family prenyltransferase → MSSASPAPASAPDVPLVVDLDGTLVRTDTLHESLLVLLKRNPLLLVLAALWMLKGKAAFKAEVGRRVKLDAERLPYSEPLLAYLTEEKARGRRLVLATAADQTIADAVAAHLGLFAEVYASDGVVNLSGARKLARLKQAHPEFDYAGDGEVDLALWREARRAVVVHGSAGLERKVRALGRGEVRVFEAPRVGLRQWVKALRVHQWAKNILVFVPALAAHKGLNVGLLVQAGLGFVAFSLCASSVYILNDLLDLDSDRQHPTKRKRPFASGDLPVRVGAVLAPVLLVAGFAVALLLPLPFSALLATYYAVTLAYSLHLKQVMVLDVLVLAGLYTVRIFGGSLATGVPTSSWLFTFSMFLFLSLALVKRLSEVRRLRLSNATTTPGRGYLASDYEQLSSLGVAAGYISVLVLAFYITSKDVTALYAHPERLWLLCPVMLYWVSRVWLLAHRGLVNEDPLVFALRDKVSYGVGVVAALVLLAAS, encoded by the coding sequence ATGTCCTCCGCCTCGCCCGCCCCAGCCTCGGCCCCGGACGTGCCGCTCGTCGTCGACCTCGACGGGACGCTGGTGCGCACGGACACGCTGCACGAGAGCCTGCTGGTGCTGCTCAAGCGCAACCCGCTGCTGCTGGTGCTGGCGGCGCTGTGGATGCTCAAGGGCAAGGCGGCCTTCAAGGCGGAGGTGGGCCGGAGGGTGAAGCTGGACGCCGAGCGCCTGCCCTACAGCGAGCCGCTGCTGGCCTACCTCACCGAGGAGAAGGCGCGAGGCCGGCGGCTGGTGCTGGCCACCGCGGCGGACCAGACGATCGCCGACGCGGTGGCGGCCCACCTGGGCCTGTTCGCCGAGGTGTACGCCAGCGACGGCGTGGTGAACCTCTCGGGCGCGCGCAAGCTGGCGCGGCTGAAGCAGGCGCACCCCGAGTTCGACTACGCGGGGGACGGAGAGGTGGACCTGGCGCTGTGGCGAGAGGCCCGCCGGGCGGTGGTGGTGCACGGCTCGGCGGGGCTGGAGCGGAAGGTGCGCGCGCTGGGGCGCGGCGAGGTGCGCGTCTTCGAGGCGCCCCGAGTGGGCCTGCGCCAGTGGGTGAAGGCGCTGCGGGTGCACCAGTGGGCCAAGAACATCCTCGTCTTCGTCCCGGCGCTGGCGGCGCACAAGGGGCTGAACGTGGGGCTGCTGGTGCAGGCCGGGCTGGGCTTCGTGGCCTTCAGCCTGTGCGCCTCCAGCGTGTACATCCTCAACGACTTGCTGGACCTGGACTCGGACCGGCAGCACCCGACGAAGCGCAAGCGCCCCTTCGCCTCGGGAGACTTGCCGGTGAGGGTGGGAGCGGTGCTGGCGCCGGTGCTGCTGGTGGCCGGCTTCGCGGTGGCGCTGCTGCTGCCGCTGCCCTTCTCCGCGCTGCTGGCCACCTACTACGCGGTGACGCTGGCCTACTCGCTGCACCTCAAGCAGGTGATGGTGCTGGACGTGCTGGTGCTGGCCGGGCTGTACACGGTGCGCATCTTCGGCGGCTCGCTGGCGACGGGGGTGCCCACCTCGAGCTGGCTCTTCACCTTCTCGATGTTCCTGTTCCTGTCGCTGGCGCTGGTGAAGCGGCTGTCCGAGGTGCGGCGGCTGCGGCTCTCCAACGCGACGACGACGCCGGGCCGGGGCTACCTGGCCAGCGACTACGAGCAGCTCTCCAGCCTGGGCGTGGCGGCCGGCTACATCTCCGTGCTGGTGCTGGCCTTCTACATCACCAGCAAGGATGTGACGGCGCTCTATGCCCACCCGGAGCGGCTGTGGCTGCTGTGTCCGGTGATGCTGTACTGGGTGAGCCGCGTGTGGCTGCTGGCCCACCGGGGCCTGGTCAACGAGGATCCGCTGGTTTTTGCGCTCCGGGACAAGGTGAGCTACGGGGTGGGTGTGGTGGCAGCGCTGGTGCTGCTGGCCGCCTCATGA
- a CDS encoding FAD-binding oxidoreductase codes for MTSEHQSWGRFPRVSRQAAHPVVWQTESLPVSSGPLLPHGLGRSYGDSCLNEGGTLLTTPTLDRLLGFDVATGVVRCEAGVSLDTLLRLVVPRGWFLPVTPGTRFVTVGGAIANDVHGKNHHRAGTFGRYVRRFELLRSDGSRRVCSPEEHRDWYEATIGGLGLTGLILWADVQLRPIHNPFVLTETVPLENLDAFFEVSRESEPDHEFTVAWLDGLARGRRLGRGLYYRGNFAPPQLEGLPLRKSHLNRASGLAVPFDLPGFSLNRLSVAAFNWLYYRVNLLKRGARLQHYDPFFYPLDAVQRWNRIYGRRGFFQFQCVVPHATARDALRELLERSAREVPSFLNVLKTFGSVSSPGWLSFPRPGVTLALDFANRGARTLRLIAELDRVTREAGGAVYPAKDAGMSAENFAAYFPQLERFKPYVDPAFSSSFWRRMTSASAVATSPLALGQGTGEGVGVPAAVPL; via the coding sequence ATGACGAGCGAGCATCAGTCCTGGGGACGCTTCCCGCGCGTGTCGCGGCAGGCGGCGCACCCCGTCGTCTGGCAGACGGAGTCGCTGCCCGTCTCGAGCGGCCCGCTGCTGCCTCATGGGCTGGGGCGCAGCTATGGGGACTCGTGCCTCAATGAAGGGGGAACGCTGCTCACCACCCCCACGCTGGACCGGCTGCTGGGCTTCGACGTGGCCACGGGCGTGGTGCGCTGCGAGGCTGGCGTCAGCCTGGACACGCTGCTGCGGCTGGTGGTTCCGCGCGGCTGGTTCCTCCCCGTCACGCCGGGCACCAGGTTCGTCACGGTGGGCGGCGCCATCGCCAACGACGTGCACGGCAAGAACCACCACCGGGCCGGGACGTTCGGGCGGTACGTGCGGCGCTTCGAGCTGCTGCGCTCGGACGGCAGCCGGCGCGTGTGCTCGCCGGAGGAGCACCGGGACTGGTACGAGGCCACCATCGGTGGGCTGGGCCTCACCGGCCTCATCCTCTGGGCGGACGTGCAGCTGCGGCCCATCCACAACCCGTTCGTCCTCACGGAGACGGTGCCGCTGGAGAACCTGGACGCGTTCTTCGAGGTGTCCCGCGAGTCGGAGCCGGACCACGAGTTCACCGTGGCGTGGCTGGACGGGCTGGCGCGGGGACGCAGGCTGGGACGCGGCCTGTACTACCGGGGCAACTTCGCCCCGCCGCAGCTCGAGGGGCTGCCGCTCAGGAAGAGCCACCTGAACCGGGCCTCGGGGCTGGCGGTGCCTTTCGATCTGCCCGGCTTCAGCCTCAACCGGCTGTCGGTGGCCGCCTTCAACTGGCTCTACTATCGGGTGAACCTGCTGAAGCGCGGGGCCCGGCTGCAGCACTATGATCCGTTCTTCTACCCGCTGGACGCCGTGCAGCGATGGAACCGCATCTATGGGCGGCGCGGCTTCTTCCAGTTCCAGTGCGTGGTGCCGCACGCCACCGCGCGCGACGCGCTGAGGGAGCTCCTGGAGCGCAGCGCCCGGGAAGTACCGAGCTTCCTGAACGTGCTGAAGACCTTCGGGAGCGTGTCCTCGCCGGGGTGGCTGTCCTTCCCGCGGCCCGGGGTGACGCTGGCGCTGGACTTCGCCAACCGGGGCGCGCGCACCTTGCGGCTCATCGCGGAGCTGGACCGCGTGACGCGCGAGGCGGGCGGCGCGGTGTACCCGGCGAAGGACGCGGGGATGAGCGCGGAGAACTTCGCGGCGTACTTCCCCCAGCTCGAGCGCTTCAAGCCGTACGTGGACCCCGCCTTCTCGTCCTCCTTCTGGCGGCGGATGACGTCGGCGTCCGCCGTGGCCACCTCGCCACTTGCCCTCGGCCAGGGAACGGGTGAGGGTGTCGGGGTTCCCGCCGCCGTTCCCCTCTGA